A genomic window from Bdellovibrio sp. SKB1291214 includes:
- a CDS encoding DUF883 family protein, which translates to MAETSREFMNDIKSTGKQAADTGKQLYGEAKSELKSKVNEAKSELESTWGDRYETIKHKAQDAMDTSEDFIKDHPIATVLGACAVGFVAGLIARRRN; encoded by the coding sequence ATGGCTGAAACTTCAAGAGAATTTATGAATGATATTAAATCAACTGGCAAACAAGCAGCAGACACTGGCAAACAGTTGTACGGCGAAGCAAAGTCCGAGTTGAAAAGCAAAGTCAACGAAGCGAAATCTGAACTAGAGAGCACGTGGGGCGATCGTTATGAAACGATCAAACACAAAGCTCAAGATGCAATGGATACGTCTGAAGACTTCATCAAAGACCATCCAATTGCCACAGTCCTAGGCGCTTGTGCCGTAGGATTTGTAGCGGGCTTGATCGCCCGTCGTCGTAACTAA
- a CDS encoding helix-turn-helix domain-containing protein: protein MAILSDSARKKLEDNPNVLKVTAKNVTYTAAFKIKAVKQFLDGESYESIFSKAGVDLAQFESNYARKSVDRWHRIFKESGEQGLKAERRGSGAKGRPKGKKFKSLEAEIAYLRAENDFLKKLNALEAAYLKKKNSR from the coding sequence ATGGCAATTTTGAGCGATTCAGCAAGGAAGAAGCTGGAGGATAATCCCAATGTACTTAAGGTTACCGCCAAGAATGTGACTTACACTGCGGCATTTAAGATTAAAGCGGTGAAGCAGTTTCTTGATGGTGAATCTTACGAGTCTATTTTTTCTAAAGCTGGTGTGGATTTAGCCCAGTTTGAAAGTAACTATGCACGAAAATCTGTCGATCGTTGGCACAGAATTTTTAAAGAGTCTGGCGAACAAGGGCTCAAGGCTGAACGGCGGGGCTCCGGAGCCAAGGGCCGACCTAAAGGAAAGAAATTCAAGTCTCTAGAGGCTGAAATCGCGTATTTAAGAGCGGAGAATGATTTCCTAAAAAAGCTGAACGCCTTGGAAGCAGCCTACTTAAAAAAGAAAAATTCTCGTTAG
- a CDS encoding SDR family NAD(P)-dependent oxidoreductase, with protein MNSLTRSLFKRVGLGLLGGITYSLIRDQLRYRSLKNSVVVISGGSRGLGLLLGKEFAQQGASVALLARDTEELARAKKIIELAVPTAEVLVLECDCTKPHQVDQAIGDIMKTFGQIDVVVNNAGIISTAPFENASKKDFEDSLDIHFWAPFYVNRACLPHLKAGARIVNISSIGGMVPVPHHAAYCTGKYALRGYSQSLRLALMKQGIYVTTVCPGLMRTGSARNAKVKGQFKKEHAWFSLMASAPLITINAEKAARRIVSATKTGQAEISVTLMSRVAAIFNTHFPGIYADIGSVANLLLPNPTEDSRTTLDGKNAESFISPSFLTTLGDEAAEKNNEIPPQTDQLH; from the coding sequence ATGAATTCACTCACCCGATCACTCTTCAAGCGCGTTGGACTTGGCCTCCTGGGCGGAATCACTTACTCCCTGATTCGTGATCAACTTCGATATCGTTCTCTGAAAAACTCAGTGGTAGTTATCTCTGGTGGCTCCCGAGGGCTGGGTCTGCTCTTAGGTAAGGAATTTGCTCAGCAAGGTGCATCGGTCGCCCTTTTGGCACGAGACACGGAAGAACTGGCTCGGGCTAAAAAAATAATCGAATTAGCAGTTCCGACCGCTGAAGTCTTAGTTCTTGAATGCGACTGCACGAAGCCCCACCAGGTCGATCAAGCCATCGGCGATATTATGAAAACATTTGGACAGATTGATGTCGTCGTCAACAACGCTGGCATCATTTCGACAGCACCTTTCGAGAATGCTTCCAAAAAAGATTTTGAAGATTCATTGGATATTCACTTTTGGGCTCCGTTTTACGTCAACAGAGCTTGCCTTCCGCATTTGAAAGCGGGCGCTCGCATCGTGAATATTTCGTCAATCGGTGGAATGGTTCCGGTTCCCCATCACGCGGCCTATTGCACCGGCAAATACGCCTTACGAGGATACTCACAAAGTCTGCGTCTCGCACTCATGAAACAGGGAATCTATGTTACCACAGTGTGCCCAGGACTTATGCGAACAGGTTCTGCTCGCAATGCCAAAGTGAAAGGGCAATTCAAAAAAGAACATGCATGGTTTTCACTGATGGCATCGGCCCCCTTGATCACGATCAATGCCGAGAAAGCTGCCAGACGCATCGTCTCTGCGACAAAAACTGGTCAAGCTGAAATTTCAGTGACACTGATGTCGCGAGTGGCTGCTATATTCAATACGCATTTTCCAGGAATCTATGCCGATATTGGCTCCGTGGCAAACTTGCTGCTGCCAAATCCGACAGAGGATTCCCGTACAACATTGGATGGCAAAAATGCCGAATCCTTTATTAGCCCTTCATTCCTAACAACCTTAGGTGATGAAGCCGCGGAGAAAAATAATGAGATTCCTCCACAGACCGACCAGTTACATTAA
- a CDS encoding septal ring lytic transglycosylase RlpA family protein, with amino-acid sequence MRFNVPLITLLLVLSIALPSCATALHVGSVKKGQASWYGESHQGNRTASGEIFDLNKLTAAHKTLPMGSQVRVTSLSSGRSVVVRINDRGPFTKGRILDVSEAAAKQLGFIKKGTDQVRMEVVSIPGQ; translated from the coding sequence ATGCGCTTCAACGTACCCTTGATCACATTGCTATTAGTTCTGAGCATAGCTCTTCCAAGCTGTGCGACAGCGCTTCATGTTGGCAGTGTTAAGAAGGGTCAGGCTTCCTGGTATGGAGAAAGCCATCAAGGCAACCGCACTGCCAGTGGAGAAATCTTTGATTTAAATAAACTGACCGCAGCTCACAAAACCCTTCCTATGGGTTCGCAGGTTCGCGTGACAAGCTTGTCTTCGGGTCGCTCTGTCGTGGTTCGAATAAATGATCGTGGACCTTTTACGAAGGGTCGCATTTTGGATGTTTCGGAAGCCGCCGCGAAACAGTTAGGCTTTATAAAAAAAGGCACTGACCAGGTTCGCATGGAAGTTGTATCTATCCCCGGTCAGTAA
- a CDS encoding TIGR02147 family protein has translation MTKAEILKYKDYRQFLADYNAWKSQNKVGWSLTVWTRQLGLSHPSALSMILNRKRHIGDKLAESISEYFAFDAQEKEHFANLVKYEKSIDSSHLRIMVLNQIQGEKNSAIARFVLNEGHKLQRFDTREDLAKALSPILGMTSEDLTALEARTPDKPDPKAMHLEVVKILERSYDIVPKEQRQYSATFLRMKSERMQEAILKLRAFQKEFIAEYDCEDADALVCFQNSLFNMINAADGDAEAEEACRDPQLPHNKKKNKT, from the coding sequence ATGACAAAGGCTGAAATCCTTAAGTACAAAGACTATAGGCAGTTTCTGGCAGACTATAATGCCTGGAAGAGCCAAAATAAAGTCGGTTGGAGTTTGACGGTGTGGACCCGTCAGCTGGGGCTCTCTCATCCCTCTGCTTTGTCGATGATCTTAAACCGCAAACGTCATATTGGTGACAAGCTTGCAGAGTCCATCTCTGAATATTTCGCTTTCGACGCTCAAGAAAAAGAACATTTTGCCAACTTGGTAAAGTACGAGAAATCCATCGATAGCAGTCATCTGCGAATCATGGTTTTGAATCAAATCCAGGGTGAAAAGAACAGCGCCATTGCACGCTTTGTTTTGAATGAGGGTCATAAGCTTCAGAGATTCGATACCCGTGAAGACTTAGCTAAAGCTTTATCACCCATCCTAGGGATGACTTCAGAGGACCTGACGGCCTTGGAGGCCAGAACTCCTGATAAACCAGATCCAAAGGCTATGCATTTGGAAGTGGTGAAAATTCTAGAGCGATCCTACGACATCGTTCCTAAAGAACAACGCCAATATTCAGCGACCTTCCTACGTATGAAGTCGGAGCGTATGCAGGAAGCTATCCTGAAGCTTCGCGCTTTCCAAAAAGAGTTCATTGCTGAGTATGATTGTGAAGATGCCGATGCGCTGGTGTGCTTTCAAAATTCTTTATTCAATATGATCAATGCGGCTGACGGCGACGCGGAAGCTGAAGAGGCTTGTCGCGATCCTCAGCTTCCGCATAATAAAAAGAAAAACAAAACCTAA
- a CDS encoding DegT/DnrJ/EryC1/StrS family aminotransferase: MSIQQVPFITLNRFEPGFRDEFLAGVANLFDKTQFVGGPIVGEMEANLAAYTKSKHAIGCANGTDAIQIALRAVGVEKNDKVLVPDMTFWATFEAVVNVGANPVTVDVNKEYCHWDLATFKKAVEQFKPKAAIMVHLYGWVTPETLEIRKFAKDNGVVLIEDGAQCFGTEISGQSVLGTAEISTTSFYPAKVLGASGDAGAIFTANDTYAKNCRTLINHGRTDHYSHGMIGWNSRIGAYESLFLNMSLKHIDARIKSRMNAVKFYEESLKGLPLKPVRAASTVTENGYCAVAMIEPKLRPALIENLKKANVGYGTIYPGAMSMQSGAQSHLAGKIDNGNAHYISQAVLNLPCFAYITPEELQYVVDVVKKSF; encoded by the coding sequence ATGAGCATTCAACAAGTTCCATTTATTACTTTGAACCGTTTCGAACCTGGTTTCCGCGATGAGTTTTTGGCGGGAGTTGCCAACCTTTTTGATAAGACTCAATTTGTTGGTGGACCTATCGTCGGCGAGATGGAAGCAAATCTTGCTGCTTACACTAAATCTAAACATGCTATCGGTTGCGCAAACGGAACTGATGCCATTCAAATCGCACTTCGCGCTGTGGGTGTTGAAAAGAACGATAAAGTTCTAGTTCCAGATATGACTTTCTGGGCAACTTTCGAAGCTGTTGTGAACGTGGGTGCAAACCCTGTGACTGTGGATGTGAATAAAGAATACTGCCATTGGGATCTTGCGACTTTCAAAAAAGCAGTGGAGCAATTCAAACCAAAAGCAGCTATCATGGTTCACCTTTATGGTTGGGTGACTCCTGAGACTTTGGAAATCAGAAAATTCGCAAAAGACAACGGCGTTGTTTTGATCGAAGACGGTGCTCAATGTTTCGGTACAGAAATTTCTGGCCAATCTGTTTTGGGTACGGCTGAAATTTCTACGACAAGCTTTTACCCAGCAAAAGTTTTGGGTGCTTCTGGTGACGCTGGCGCGATTTTCACAGCAAACGATACATATGCTAAAAATTGCCGTACATTGATTAATCACGGTCGTACAGATCACTACTCTCACGGGATGATCGGTTGGAATTCTCGTATCGGTGCTTACGAGTCATTATTCTTGAACATGTCTTTGAAACACATCGATGCTCGTATCAAGTCTCGTATGAACGCAGTTAAGTTTTACGAAGAATCTTTGAAAGGCTTGCCACTAAAACCAGTTCGCGCGGCTTCGACTGTGACTGAAAACGGTTACTGTGCGGTTGCGATGATTGAGCCAAAACTTCGTCCCGCTTTGATTGAGAACTTGAAAAAAGCAAACGTAGGTTACGGCACAATTTATCCAGGTGCGATGAGCATGCAGTCTGGCGCTCAAAGCCACTTGGCAGGTAAGATTGACAATGGAAACGCTCACTACATCTCTCAAGCTGTATTGAACCTTCCATGCTTCGCATACATCACGCCAGAAGAACTTCAATACGTTGTCGACGTCGTTAAAAAGAGCTTCTAG
- a CDS encoding acetyl-CoA hydrolase/transferase C-terminal domain-containing protein, with amino-acid sequence MKVFSSIKQAEEYIVSKFGNELRFAIPLGLGKPNQLVNALYDRVKNQKNLKLTFFTALSLDIPQPKTELEARFTGPFFSKHFGDNYPRLHYVEDLQNNQVPENISLHEFYFQAGTTLGNLHAQSNYISLNYTHVAQSILEMNLDGVIQLIAKSPDGRYSLSCNPDLTLDVVELYRTHGKPFTVLGVVHPELPFLGGDAEVSPDFFEGIVESSEIQHKLFATPKNSIDEVEHMIGLHASRMIRDDGTLQIGIGSLSDALTASTVCRHQQNDTYKSLLAELDKKFVLPSSKDIHSEIFDKGLYGTSEMIMDGFMHLRQAGILKRSIRDHEENALRYLHGAFFLGSKSFYEWLRNLSEIDFAGLSMTRVSKVNDLYDAHELALRKQRKNARFFNTCMQMSLLGGAASETLGNGNVVSGVGGQYNFVAMSHELPDSYSVLMMKSTREKAGKRESNIAWNPSQLTISRHLRDVVITEYGIAFLKGQSDSECIKRLLMICDAEFQEELLEIARKNKKIDPHWQIPKIARSNTPAKIAEFARTAKAHGQFKVFPFGSDFSPVEERLQAALLNLKEKPRRQLIKTLVSGITGNALDYKEELERMKLFKPQSLKEILYQRVLLGSLKELALQNRLQ; translated from the coding sequence ATGAAAGTGTTTTCAAGTATTAAGCAGGCTGAAGAATATATCGTTTCGAAATTTGGCAACGAATTGCGTTTTGCCATTCCACTGGGGTTGGGTAAACCAAATCAGCTTGTAAATGCTCTTTATGACCGCGTTAAAAATCAGAAGAACTTAAAGCTGACATTTTTCACGGCGCTTTCTTTGGATATTCCCCAACCAAAAACAGAATTAGAAGCGCGCTTTACGGGACCTTTTTTTTCAAAACATTTTGGAGATAATTATCCTCGTTTGCACTACGTCGAAGATCTTCAGAATAACCAAGTACCGGAAAATATTTCTTTGCACGAATTTTATTTCCAAGCCGGTACAACATTGGGGAATCTGCACGCGCAAAGTAATTATATCAGTTTGAATTATACGCACGTGGCGCAAAGTATTTTGGAAATGAATCTGGATGGTGTGATCCAGCTGATCGCAAAATCGCCGGATGGACGCTACAGCCTTAGTTGTAATCCCGATTTAACCTTAGATGTTGTGGAGCTTTATAGGACCCACGGCAAGCCTTTCACAGTCCTTGGCGTGGTTCATCCCGAGTTGCCATTTTTAGGCGGAGACGCCGAGGTCAGTCCTGATTTTTTTGAGGGAATTGTAGAATCCTCTGAAATTCAGCACAAATTATTTGCGACACCTAAAAACTCCATTGATGAAGTGGAGCATATGATTGGCCTGCATGCCAGTCGTATGATACGCGATGACGGGACGTTGCAGATTGGTATTGGCTCCCTTTCAGATGCTTTGACTGCATCTACAGTCTGCCGTCACCAGCAGAACGACACCTATAAATCACTTTTGGCAGAGCTTGATAAAAAGTTCGTTCTGCCAAGCTCTAAGGACATTCATTCAGAAATCTTCGACAAAGGTTTGTATGGAACCAGCGAGATGATTATGGATGGCTTTATGCATTTACGACAGGCCGGTATTCTGAAACGATCCATAAGGGATCATGAAGAAAATGCGCTTCGTTACTTGCATGGTGCATTCTTTTTGGGATCTAAGTCGTTTTATGAATGGCTTAGAAACCTTTCAGAAATAGATTTTGCGGGGCTTTCTATGACCCGAGTTTCTAAGGTCAATGATTTGTATGATGCCCATGAATTGGCCCTTAGAAAACAACGCAAGAATGCTCGATTCTTTAATACCTGTATGCAAATGAGTCTGCTAGGTGGTGCAGCCTCCGAAACTTTGGGCAATGGGAACGTGGTAAGCGGCGTGGGTGGTCAATATAACTTCGTTGCGATGTCTCACGAGTTACCGGATTCCTACTCTGTCCTGATGATGAAAAGTACTCGAGAAAAAGCAGGGAAAAGGGAATCAAATATTGCCTGGAACCCTTCTCAATTAACGATCTCTCGACATCTTCGTGACGTGGTGATCACGGAGTACGGAATTGCATTTCTAAAAGGGCAAAGTGATTCCGAATGTATTAAGCGTCTTTTAATGATTTGTGATGCCGAATTCCAGGAAGAATTGCTAGAGATCGCCAGAAAGAACAAAAAGATCGATCCTCATTGGCAAATTCCAAAGATCGCGCGGTCAAACACTCCTGCCAAGATTGCAGAATTTGCTCGCACAGCGAAAGCTCACGGCCAATTTAAAGTATTTCCATTCGGCAGTGATTTCTCTCCCGTCGAAGAAAGGTTGCAAGCGGCCTTGTTAAATTTAAAAGAGAAGCCTCGAAGACAATTGATTAAAACCTTGGTGAGTGGAATCACAGGAAACGCGTTGGATTATAAAGAGGAACTGGAGCGGATGAAATTATTCAAGCCCCAGTCTTTGAAAGAGATCCTTTATCAGCGAGTTCTGCTGGGCTCACTTAAGGAGCTTGCTCTTCAGAATCGTCTTCAATAG
- a CDS encoding thermonuclease family protein, whose product MKLIRLTLSILLFFPALALAYSLQGTVINVHDGDTLTIQSGSDRYKVRFLGVDTPEVDYFGNTQGEVADVARDFVAGLVPPGSHVTVVYDDNGHDKHNRILGRVIYNNVEINREILKEGWGYMYFIYPFDKGLLATYSADSKFAVDNQRGLFASRYDKVLAPYDFRMKSRNLTGTNYVGDTETKVLYFPEDIEQIPVWRRVFFSDKNIALNNGYKFF is encoded by the coding sequence ATGAAATTAATCCGCCTGACCCTGTCGATCCTTTTATTTTTTCCTGCACTGGCTCTTGCCTATTCCCTGCAAGGAACCGTCATAAATGTTCACGATGGCGACACACTGACAATTCAGTCTGGCAGTGACCGCTATAAAGTACGTTTCTTAGGGGTAGACACTCCGGAAGTTGATTATTTCGGCAATACGCAAGGTGAAGTGGCAGATGTAGCCCGTGACTTTGTCGCCGGCCTGGTGCCCCCTGGAAGTCACGTCACAGTTGTTTACGACGACAATGGGCATGATAAACACAATCGAATCCTAGGACGCGTCATATACAATAACGTTGAAATCAACCGCGAGATTTTAAAAGAGGGCTGGGGATACATGTACTTTATCTATCCATTCGATAAAGGCCTTCTTGCTACGTACAGCGCCGACAGTAAGTTTGCGGTCGATAACCAAAGAGGTCTTTTTGCCTCTCGTTATGACAAAGTTTTAGCGCCCTACGACTTCAGAATGAAGTCTCGCAATTTAACGGGAACCAATTATGTGGGAGACACTGAAACAAAAGTTCTGTACTTCCCCGAAGATATAGAACAAATCCCCGTCTGGCGCCGAGTCTTTTTTTCGGATAAGAACATCGCCCTCAATAACGGTTACAAGTTCTTTTAA
- a CDS encoding MlaD family protein — MKNFKATWFIWIFPLFAAGIAGYLLYEYFEQRGPEIIITFDEGSRIRPDKTEIRFRGVKVGVVTSLRIADDKKNVEVHARLEKHASDFANEGTKYWLESPRISFEEIRGLDTLVEGSYISAVPGKGDKTKNFTGRVGTDLKNPLEDTALFKLETRSLDSVSDGDTLFYRGMSVGTVTKVTLSKTAQTISVQIRVPWEYARLVRTNTVFWRKAGFQAKLGLFDSFVKMNSVDALLRGGIEFATPTNAGEKAKAGTTFALVSEAPKDLDKWNPVLE; from the coding sequence ATGAAAAACTTTAAAGCTACGTGGTTTATTTGGATATTTCCTCTGTTCGCAGCTGGAATTGCCGGGTATCTTCTTTATGAATATTTTGAGCAGAGAGGCCCCGAGATCATTATCACTTTTGACGAAGGCTCACGCATTCGACCTGACAAGACAGAAATTCGCTTTCGCGGAGTTAAAGTCGGAGTCGTTACCAGCCTAAGAATTGCCGACGACAAAAAGAATGTCGAAGTGCACGCTCGTCTGGAAAAGCATGCATCTGACTTTGCAAATGAGGGAACTAAATATTGGCTGGAAAGCCCTCGTATCAGTTTCGAAGAAATTCGCGGACTGGATACCTTGGTGGAAGGCAGTTATATCTCGGCTGTGCCTGGCAAGGGCGATAAAACCAAAAACTTCACCGGCCGCGTGGGAACAGATTTAAAAAACCCTCTAGAAGACACTGCCCTCTTTAAACTGGAAACGAGGAGCTTAGATTCCGTCAGTGATGGCGATACTTTATTTTATCGTGGGATGAGCGTCGGTACCGTCACGAAAGTGACCCTTTCGAAAACGGCCCAAACAATCAGTGTGCAAATTCGAGTGCCCTGGGAATACGCGCGGCTCGTGCGCACTAACACTGTTTTCTGGCGTAAAGCAGGATTTCAAGCAAAGCTGGGACTGTTTGATTCTTTCGTAAAAATGAATTCTGTGGATGCGCTTTTACGCGGAGGTATTGAGTTCGCTACACCGACAAATGCCGGCGAGAAAGCCAAAGCAGGAACCACTTTCGCGTTAGTCTCTGAAGCTCCCAAAGACCTAGATAAATGGAATCCTGTGCTTGAATAG
- a CDS encoding polysaccharide deacetylase family protein: MRSQFLLSLILLSLPFVSRAEVEVPVKKQVCSGGGTYPVHLSFDDGPKLPETAQILDILKKNHIKATFLISTSRLSSLLKRPPNENTKKLLDLIERMKKEGHTIGSHSFDHIEHANLKENSEASIQENLRKSFMIMDKLNLPKPVPFRFPYGSGWFQEQDSTNQNMADKVMRQVKSAGYRPFHWDIDTWDWSKIKRKALPDSVLEQICLHKGGIVLAHDIHKWTAENLPAIIESIHNSGHKFVSESEIIKYSQTQAPEPLLSLADQVGSIRSCHKRLGILDQVGPVCDTGTSNKTTHGQGGVQ, from the coding sequence ATGAGGTCACAGTTTTTACTTTCCCTGATTCTGTTGTCGTTACCGTTTGTAAGCCGGGCCGAAGTTGAAGTTCCTGTTAAGAAGCAGGTCTGCTCTGGCGGGGGTACCTATCCTGTTCATTTATCTTTTGATGATGGACCCAAACTTCCAGAGACCGCACAAATATTAGATATTCTAAAAAAGAATCACATCAAAGCGACTTTCTTGATTTCTACCAGTCGTTTAAGTTCCCTTTTAAAGAGGCCTCCCAACGAAAACACGAAAAAGTTGTTGGACTTAATTGAACGAATGAAAAAGGAAGGCCATACGATTGGCTCTCACTCTTTCGATCATATTGAGCATGCGAATCTAAAAGAAAATTCTGAAGCTTCTATCCAGGAGAATTTGCGTAAGTCATTTATGATCATGGATAAGTTGAATTTGCCGAAGCCCGTTCCTTTTCGCTTTCCCTATGGAAGTGGCTGGTTTCAAGAGCAAGACTCCACAAATCAAAATATGGCAGACAAGGTCATGCGCCAAGTGAAGAGTGCAGGGTATCGTCCATTTCACTGGGATATCGATACCTGGGATTGGAGTAAAATTAAACGCAAGGCCTTGCCTGACTCCGTTCTTGAGCAAATTTGCCTCCACAAGGGGGGAATTGTGCTAGCTCACGACATTCATAAGTGGACCGCGGAAAACTTGCCGGCAATTATTGAATCCATTCATAACTCTGGACACAAGTTTGTCAGCGAGTCGGAAATTATTAAATACTCTCAGACGCAAGCGCCAGAACCTTTACTGTCTTTGGCCGATCAGGTGGGTAGCATTCGTTCTTGTCATAAACGTCTTGGAATCCTTGATCAAGTGGGACCAGTCTGCGACACTGGTACCTCTAATAAAACAACTCATGGCCAAGGTGGAGTCCAATAA
- a CDS encoding paraquat-inducible protein A translates to MSSVSQDHCKICGAPLGDEGTARFVVCEKCGTINQVAKNASAHVSLACSLTALILYLPANMLPFMTLEVYGNKNTATIWGGIVTLSEGGAWGIAMVVFLASIVVPVVKLIILFYLGLTANTSGQERFKTRLYNFVEAIGRWSMLDIFLLAVLVAIMKMGPWAHAEPGAGAWMFALVVIFTMLSSAYFDPSTIWKNSQDEKL, encoded by the coding sequence ATGAGTTCGGTATCACAAGATCATTGTAAGATTTGCGGAGCTCCCCTTGGTGACGAGGGGACTGCTCGTTTTGTCGTTTGCGAAAAATGTGGAACCATCAATCAAGTTGCAAAAAATGCGTCCGCGCATGTCAGCCTTGCCTGTTCGTTGACGGCCCTGATTTTGTATCTTCCCGCCAACATGCTTCCTTTCATGACTCTTGAAGTGTATGGCAATAAAAACACCGCCACTATCTGGGGAGGCATTGTGACCCTCAGTGAAGGCGGTGCTTGGGGAATTGCCATGGTTGTTTTCCTTGCAAGCATTGTCGTTCCCGTCGTCAAGCTAATCATCTTATTTTACTTAGGGCTCACCGCGAATACTTCTGGCCAAGAGAGATTTAAGACTCGTCTTTATAATTTTGTCGAAGCTATTGGTCGCTGGTCGATGCTGGATATATTCCTGCTTGCGGTTTTGGTTGCGATTATGAAAATGGGTCCTTGGGCTCATGCGGAACCAGGCGCTGGTGCATGGATGTTTGCGCTGGTCGTGATTTTTACAATGCTGTCTTCAGCTTACTTTGATCCTTCAACAATATGGAAAAACTCCCAAGATGAAAAACTTTAA